The genome window GGATGTTTTGAAAGGCTTTAATTTCATGAAATTTGCTAAATACTTCGTTTTAGGTCTGTTTTTAAGTTCCTCGGCGCATGCCTACTTGAGCATCGCTGAATCCGGAGAATTGCTGGCTCCAGGAAAATATCAAGTGGGAGTTGAACCTCAACTTCTAACGAACAAAGGTAACGGAGCAAACTTCAACGTCTTCTTCGACACCGCTATCAATGAATCCATGAGCGGTCGTATTTCGATGGGTGCAGGCGCTGTGGACTTCAATGCGTTTGCAAGTGCAAAGTGGATCCCGATTCCTGACGTCGACAATCAACCCGCAATGGGACTTCGTTTCGGTGCAGGTATCGCCAGAGATGAAGACGAAAACTTAATTCAACTGCAATTAGCACCGATGTTGAGCAAAAAGTTTGATACTGAGTACGGAATGTCTGTTCCCTACTTCTCTATCCCTTTCACGTTCCTTAACACAAAAGAAGAAAACTACGTAGCGTCCAACTTGGCAATCGGCACAGAATTTCATTACGTCGATTGGAATCAAGTGACTTTAGGGGCGGAGTTAGGCCTAGAGTTGAATAAGTCTTATTCTTACATCTCGATTTTTGCTACATTCCCATTTGAGAGCCACAAAGGATTCGGTAAATAAATATGTTGTCTTGGTTATTTAGGGATGAAGCTGGAACAGCCGCAGATTTGTACGTCGACCTCGGCACCGCGAACACTTTGATCGCAGGTCGTGGCAAAGGCATCATTTTAAATGAGCCTTCTTTGATCGCGTACCAACAAACAAGTCCTGGCAAAAAAAGAGTGATCGCGGTTGGAACAGATGCCAAAGAAAAATTGGCGAATAATCCTGGCAGCATCTTTCCGCAAAAGCCGATTCGTGATGGCGTGATTGCGGACTTTGAAACAACAGAAGTGATGCTTAGACACTTTCTTTCTGCTCCGGGAGTAAAATCTGCATTTTCTCGCCCAAGAGTAGTCGTGTCTTTGCCTTACGGAGTGACGGAAGTAGAAAAAAAAGCGGTCATTCAATCTTGTAAAGCGGCCGGCGCAAAAGAAGTTTTCTTGATTGATGAGCCAATGGCCGCAGCGATTGGTTCAGGTCTTAATATCAAGTCTGCTGAAGGTAATATGATTATTGATATCGGTGGTGGCACAACGGAAGTTGCAGTTATTGCCCTTGCGGATATCGTTTACTGTGAAGCCGCTCGCGTGGGTGGTCATAAAATTGACGACTCGATCATTGATTACTTCCGCAAATACAAAAAGCTTATTATTTCTGAAACGACGGCGGAATATTTGAAAGTCTCTATCGGTACAGCGGTTCCGAAGAAAGACATCAAGTCAGCGACAATCACAGGTCGTGATGCTGATACAGGAATGAATAAAACAGTGGAAGTCAGCTCTGAAGACGTAGGACTTGCAATGAATAACTCTGTTCAAGAAGTTATCAACGCAATTCACCGCGCTTTAGAACACACCCCGCCTGAGCTTGTTTCTGACATTATCGAAAGAGGTGTTGTTCTGGCTGGCGGTGGCGCCTTGATTCGCGATTTCGATTTGCGCATTCAAAACGAAGTGCGTTTACCGGTCAGAATTGCAGAGAGCCCTCTGACAGCCATCGCCCGCGGAGGCGAAGCTGTCTTGAGTGACCCTGAGCTTTTAGACAAGATTCAACTGGAAGTTTAAACTGGAACAGGGGTCGCTTTCGGCCCCTTTTTCATATCTTCACGCAGAAGCTGTAAGAGCTGTGCAGAGACCACACCTTGCTTCCCCGTCCCGATTTTCTTTCCTTCATATTCTGTGACCGGCAAAACATCTAATGTCGTTCCAATCATCATCACTTCCTGCGCTTCGTAAAGATCCATCTCGGTCAAATCTTTTTCCTGAATACCCGTTAAGGCACCCGCAGCTAAAAGGGATTCTGCGAGTTCAAAACTGCGCATCATGGTTGTGCCTTTTAAGATCTGACGAAGTTTTGGGCGAACCAAGGTGCGATTCTTATCAATCATCACAATGTTTTCAGTCGAGCTTTCCGTCAAATACCCTTGAGGATCTACGCCAATCGTAAAATCAAGTTTGCGATCGACACTTTCTTTTTTCATCAAAACATTTTGCAAGTAGTTGCAAGTTTTAATCGTCGCAAACCAAGGGTCTTTTGGTGGAATCTGACTGCGCCCCACCCTCACACCATTGATGTATCTTTCTTCAGAATACGGAGTATAAGCCGTCACGACTAAATACATTTGCGACGCCAAACACTCATAAGGATTTGTTGTAAAACCACCCGGACCACGCGAGATATAAAGACGCAAGACAGCGTTTTTTGTACTCGCCACTTGAACAGTTCTAAAAATCACTTCACGCATTTCATCAAGAGGCATCGGAAGTTTTAAACCGATTTTACCCGCGGAAAGCTCTAAACGCTCTAAGTGCTCTTGCAGAAGAAAGGCTTTGCCATCAACGACCTTGATTGCTTCAAACACCCCATCCCCACGATGCACCAAATGATCGTCGATAGGGACTGTCATCAACCCCGGCTCTTTCGTAATACCGCCCAACCAAGTGCTGTACATGGCTAAGTAAGTTTTTTGTGCGGCGTAAGCACGCTCTTGAAGTTTGGATTGAATTTCAGAGGGGGAAAGAACTGCAACGGACATGATAGTCTCCTCAGCAAACATTCTGACAGCTCCTTTTTTAAGGGTAAAAGTTTTTTTGTTTTTAAATTGACGTCTCTCGATGGAGGTCCTGAGAATAAGGAAAGCATGACGGAGGACAAAATGCTAAAAGCTTTCATCACGGGTGTCATTTTACTTACTATGACAGGCTGCTCTTCATTGATGCGCCGATCCCCACAGCAAGATACAAAAGTCGTACTTAAGGACCAACAAGGCGGACAAAAAGAAGCTCCCGCTGAAGCCACTTCAAGTGATCCTAAAGAGATCACGAAAGTAAGCCCGAACGATCAAGAAATGGAAGCGGCGCAAGCTCAAGCGGAAGAGATGAAAGATGCTGTGGCAGCTGCGGCTCAACATATCTCTACAAATCATGGCAAAGAACCGACGGCGCGTGCAGCCGGCCCGGTCGCTGCTGAAAAATCTTTGGGTTGGCTTAAAAATGGAAACACTCGCTTCATTAAAGGCAAATTCCGTGCTGACGGTGCTTCAGCAAAAGACCGCTTGCGTTTGGTCGCGGGTCAAAAACCTCATGCCGTAGTTCTTACTTGCAGCGATTCTCGCGTTCCGCCAGAAGTTATTTTTGACCAAAAATTAGGCGAGATCTTCGTGATCCGCACCGTGGACCTTTCTGCTGCTCCAGATGTCGTTGCGAGCACGGAATACGCTGTGGGCGAATTGGGTTCAAACCTTGTCGTTGTGATGGGACATGAGTCTTGCGGTACCGGCAGAACTTCCAGCGGATTGCAGTCTGTGACTCAAGAACTTGCTGAACGCTCTGCACTTCTGCGTGACGGCATTGCGTCGGGTGAGGTAAAAGTTGTTCAGGCCATTTACCACCTTGATTCTGGAATCGTGGACTGGCGCTAATTCTTGAAAGGCATTCGATGAACCAAAACCGTAAAATCCTCATAACTTGTGCTCTTCCCTACGCCAACGGCTACATCCACTTAGGTCACTTGGTGGAGTATCTTCAAGCCGATTTCTGGGCACGCTTTCAAGAAATGCGTGGCAATCAGTGTGTTTACATCTGCGCTGATGACACTCACGGAACTCCGATCATGGTGAAAGCGCGCGAGCTAGGCATCACTCCGGAAGCTCTGATTGCAAAAAGTTATGACGAACACACGAAAGACTTCGCGGATTTCCAAGTGAAGTTTTCTTTGTACGGTTCAACGAACTCTGTCGAGAATAAAAATCTTTGTGAATACTTCTATCACAAAATGGTAGAAGGCGGTCACACTCGCAAGCAATTGATCCAGCAGCTTTATTGCAACCACGACAAAATGTTCCTTCCCGATCGTTTCGTGAAGGGCACGTGTCCTAAGTGCGGCGCTAAAGAACAGTATGGCGATTCTTGTGACGTGTGCGGCTCGACTTATTCTCCAAGTGATATGAAAGAGGTTCACTGCTCTCTTTGCGGGACGACTCCGGTTCTTAAAGACAGTGAAAGTATTTTCTTTAAATTGAATGACTTCAAAAAATATCTTGAAGAGTGGATTCCAAAACATTGTTCTCCAGAAATTTCTAAAAAGATGCTGGAGTGGTTTAATGAGGATCTTCTAGATTTAGATATCTCTCGTGATGAGCCTTACTTCGGCTTTGCGATTCCGGGTACAGATAATAAAAAATTCTTCTATGTGTGGGTTGATGCTCCGATGGGCTATATGTCCACGACAGAGCAATGGGCAAAGAAAAACAATATGTCTTTAAAAGACGTATGGGATGATCCAAGCCGTGAAGTATATCACTTCATCGGCAAAGACATCGCTCGCTTCCACACGATCTTCTGGCCGGCGTTCTTAAAGTCTGCAGGCTTTAGGTCTCCGGATCAGGTTTTTGTTCACGGTCACTTGATGGTGAATGGCGAAAAGATGTCTAAATCTAAAGGCACCTTTATTGCCGCTCGCACTTACTTGAATCATTTAAATCCGGAATATCTTCGCTATTACTATTCAACTAAATTAAACAGTTCAGTTGATGACATCGACTTGAATCTAGAAGAGTTCGTCAATCGCGTGAATTCAGAGCTTGTGGGTAAAATCACAAACTTGGGTTCTCGCGGTGGCCAGATGTTGAAAAAGAAGATGGACGGCGTGATGAGCACTCCAGATACAGAGGGTGCTAACTTAATCGCTCATGCGCAGAAAAAAGCCGATACGATTGCGGCTCATTACGAAGCTCGTGATTTTGCGAAAGCTTTAAATGAAATCCGTTCTTTAGCGGATGATGCGAATAAGTATTTCGACGAAAAAGCTCCATGGAAAACTTTGGATGCTAATCCTGTTGAAACAAAACAAGTCATCACAACGACTTTGAACGTGTTCCGCCTTCTTGCGATTTACCTAAAACCGGTTCTTCCGTACTACACGGAAAAAGTGGAAAAGCTTTTGGGCGAAATAAACTACAAGTGGTCTGACATCAATACCGTTCTTACGAATCGTCCTATCGCGGACTATGAGCACTTAGCGACTCGCGTGGAAGCTGACAAAGTCAAAGCCATGGTCGAAGAAAGTCGTAAGATCAACGAAGAAATTCAAGCGGCGAAGAAGGCGACTTCGACGGCTCCGAAGGCGGCTCCGGCTGCTGCTAAAACGGAAGACCGTAATGGCGACCGCCCTGCTGAAATTGAATTTGCTGATTTTGAAAAAGTGGATTTGCGCATTGGTCAAGTGATCGAAGCCGAAGAGATCAAAGAAGCCGACAAACTTCTTCGTTTGAAGGTGGATATTGGTGATGGCCAAGTTCGTCAGATCATCGCGGGTATTAAGTCCGCTTATAAACCTGAACAACTTCTAGGTCGCAAGATTCTAGTTTGCGTGAACTTAAAACCACGCAAAATGAAGTTCGGTATGTCTGAAGGCATGGTGCTTGCGGCAGGAAGTGGTGGCAGTGACTTATTCGTCCTAGCTGCTGACGACGGCGCGCAAGTCGGCCAACGAGTTAAATAATGGCACTTTCCGCTCAAGATAAAAAATCCCTCGAAGAAATCCATCGACTGTTTCTAGCGTTGGAAAAATCCTCGGGGGATTTTTCTTTTGATCCTTCGTCTTTAGCGGAATTAAAAAATAAAATTTCGGAACTCAAGTTTTCGGAAAATCCCAATGTTTCTCGCCTAGCGGATCTACAAAAGCATCTAGTGGATGGAATGACTTTAAAGCATTTCGTTTCTTACATTATTCCTTTTGAACGCCTTCTGCATAAGAATTTACAAGACGATGATTTCTTAGTCCTTGAAAACGACAAGTCGGAAAGTACGTCGGAACCTCTCCCCTTGGTTTTTGTTTTGGATAATATTCGATCCGCTTTTAACGTCGGTTCTATCTTTAGAACGGCGGAATGCTTAGGGGCTCAAAAAATTTATCTTTGCGGTTACACGCCCAACCCCACGCAGTGGAAGGTCGAAAAGACCGCGATGGGCACGCAAGAATATCTAGCCTGGGAAGAGTCACCAAAGCTTTTAGAATGCCTTGAAGAACTTAAAGATGAAGGCTATCGCATCGTCGCTTTAGAAACGGCAGCCAGTGCTGTAGATCTTTTTGAAAGCTTTGAACTTGAACCTACAGCTTTTGTTGTAGGGAACGAACGCTTTGGGCTTGATCCAGAAATTTTAAAAGTTATCGATGAAGTTCGCATCATTCCTTTACGCGGAAGAAAAAATTCCCTGAACGTCGGAGTAACGGCAGCTATTGCTGGCTTTGAATGGATGAGGCAATGGCGCAACAAATAAGCATCACTCCCATTGGCGTCTTTCACAGTTCGCAAAAAGAGCCCTACGAAGCTGGAAGACAGACAGATGAATTCCACTCAGAAGGCGTCATCGAACTTTCTGCTGGTGAAAACTTTGAACAAGCCCTGATCGGCCTTGAAGGCTGCTCCCATATTTGGGTGATCTTTCATTTTCATCACAATAATCATTGGAACCCGATGGTTCTTCCACCGCGAGGAAGAACGACTAAGATCGGTGTCTTTGCCACTCGCTCCCCTTACCGCCCGAACGGCATCGGCATGAGCTGTGTAAAAATCAAACGTATTGAGAAATTAAAAATTTACGTTGAAGCAGCAGATATCTTAGATGGCACACCAGTTTTAGATATTAAACCTTACGTCGCTTATGCAGATTCATTTCCTGGCGTTGAACCCGCGTGGCTAGCTGATGCTAGTAAATACACAGTTTCGTTCACTGGCGAGGCTTTAGAGCAGCTAGAATGGCTTGATAACGCCGGCGTTGAACAACTTCGCGGCTTCATCTTACATCAACTGGAGTTTGAACCCACCAACTCAAAGAAAAAGCGCGTGAAAGCTTTTGAAGATCACTTTGTCATCGCCTATCGCACGTGGCGTGCGGCTTTTACGGTTCAGGAACACACTGTGGAAGTCTATAAGATTTTTTCTGGTTATAGCGAAAGTGACCTCGCGGCGAGCGAAGACACTTATCACGATAAATCCATTCACAAAGAATTTAAGAAGCTTTTTCCGTCTGCTCGTCCGTAACCGCCGCTGTTTGACCGAAGACTTGGTTTTTCAAAAGTAAATAAAGAGGCAAGAAACCCAAACCTCTGCTGACTGAACCTAAGATAAAGACCGCATAGTAGCTTGTTACTTTTTCTCCTAAGAACCAAAGGACTTTACCACCCATATAAGTTCCCAGAATGATCGCGACCGAGTTTAAAAGATTGTAAACTGTGAGTACCGGAACTTTTTCTTCCTGCTTTAAGTCTTTAAAGAAGATCAAAGAAAGACCAACTTCCACAAAAGCCCACGCAAAACCACTGATCAGTTGAAGGAAGTAAATAAAGCCTGCTCCACTACTAAGGGCCCACATCGCAGGCAATGGGACAATGGCACCGGCCCCAAATAGTAATAGATTAAATCCTGAAGTTTTACCTCTGAATTTTTCAATGGCACTTAAAGCGACAATCTTACCAACAAACAAAAGAGCAATCGCTATCATATACTGGCCATAGTCCATCTTCACTTGCGCCAGCATATAAGGTGTTACGAAGGGAGATGAAACAAAAACCGCCGCTTGAAACGGAACGAGATAAAAGAAAAACTGTCTTTTCTGCGTGTTTGCCCAGAAAACATTCCAAGAAGCGCGAAACCCTAAGCGGGGTTCACTTCTCCACTCGGGATCAAACCACTGCGAAGAAAGAATCGCTGATGACATCAAACGACAAGTCGCCGCGAATAAAAATAATAATGTGAAGACGGAAGAGAAGGGCCCTAACTCTACTTTGTAGTTCAGAGCTAAACCGCCCCCGATAAGACCTACCAAGATTCCAAGCTGAGAAATGCGAGCGCGTTTGGCGAAGAAAGCATTTCCTTCATCGACTTGCAC of Bdellovibrio bacteriovorus contains these proteins:
- a CDS encoding carbonic anhydrase; the protein is MLKAFITGVILLTMTGCSSLMRRSPQQDTKVVLKDQQGGQKEAPAEATSSDPKEITKVSPNDQEMEAAQAQAEEMKDAVAAAAQHISTNHGKEPTARAAGPVAAEKSLGWLKNGNTRFIKGKFRADGASAKDRLRLVAGQKPHAVVLTCSDSRVPPEVIFDQKLGEIFVIRTVDLSAAPDVVASTEYAVGELGSNLVVVMGHESCGTGRTSSGLQSVTQELAERSALLRDGIASGEVKVVQAIYHLDSGIVDWR
- a CDS encoding MFS transporter encodes the protein MREKSLRLSLIDAFLCSLMVGAGETYLPAYSLSIGMGEVFAGILASLPIVSGAILQLITPRGLQRVQSHKHWVVASSVMQALTFIPLIYFSATRAPNFWTLFIILTLYWGSGFSSGLAWNYWMGRLVQVDEGNAFFAKRARISQLGILVGLIGGGLALNYKVELGPFSSVFTLLFLFAATCRLMSSAILSSQWFDPEWRSEPRLGFRASWNVFWANTQKRQFFFYLVPFQAAVFVSSPFVTPYMLAQVKMDYGQYMIAIALLFVGKIVALSAIEKFRGKTSGFNLLLFGAGAIVPLPAMWALSSGAGFIYFLQLISGFAWAFVEVGLSLIFFKDLKQEEKVPVLTVYNLLNSVAIILGTYMGGKVLWFLGEKVTSYYAVFILGSVSRGLGFLPLYLLLKNQVFGQTAAVTDEQTEKAS
- a CDS encoding aminotransferase class IV is translated as MSVAVLSPSEIQSKLQERAYAAQKTYLAMYSTWLGGITKEPGLMTVPIDDHLVHRGDGVFEAIKVVDGKAFLLQEHLERLELSAGKIGLKLPMPLDEMREVIFRTVQVASTKNAVLRLYISRGPGGFTTNPYECLASQMYLVVTAYTPYSEERYINGVRVGRSQIPPKDPWFATIKTCNYLQNVLMKKESVDRKLDFTIGVDPQGYLTESSTENIVMIDKNRTLVRPKLRQILKGTTMMRSFELAESLLAAGALTGIQEKDLTEMDLYEAQEVMMIGTTLDVLPVTEYEGKKIGTGKQGVVSAQLLQLLREDMKKGPKATPVPV
- a CDS encoding rod shape-determining protein, which produces MLSWLFRDEAGTAADLYVDLGTANTLIAGRGKGIILNEPSLIAYQQTSPGKKRVIAVGTDAKEKLANNPGSIFPQKPIRDGVIADFETTEVMLRHFLSAPGVKSAFSRPRVVVSLPYGVTEVEKKAVIQSCKAAGAKEVFLIDEPMAAAIGSGLNIKSAEGNMIIDIGGGTTEVAVIALADIVYCEAARVGGHKIDDSIIDYFRKYKKLIISETTAEYLKVSIGTAVPKKDIKSATITGRDADTGMNKTVEVSSEDVGLAMNNSVQEVINAIHRALEHTPPELVSDIIERGVVLAGGGALIRDFDLRIQNEVRLPVRIAESPLTAIARGGEAVLSDPELLDKIQLEV
- the tsaA gene encoding tRNA (N6-threonylcarbamoyladenosine(37)-N6)-methyltransferase TrmO produces the protein MAQQISITPIGVFHSSQKEPYEAGRQTDEFHSEGVIELSAGENFEQALIGLEGCSHIWVIFHFHHNNHWNPMVLPPRGRTTKIGVFATRSPYRPNGIGMSCVKIKRIEKLKIYVEAADILDGTPVLDIKPYVAYADSFPGVEPAWLADASKYTVSFTGEALEQLEWLDNAGVEQLRGFILHQLEFEPTNSKKKRVKAFEDHFVIAYRTWRAAFTVQEHTVEVYKIFSGYSESDLAASEDTYHDKSIHKEFKKLFPSARP
- the metG gene encoding methionine--tRNA ligase; amino-acid sequence: MNQNRKILITCALPYANGYIHLGHLVEYLQADFWARFQEMRGNQCVYICADDTHGTPIMVKARELGITPEALIAKSYDEHTKDFADFQVKFSLYGSTNSVENKNLCEYFYHKMVEGGHTRKQLIQQLYCNHDKMFLPDRFVKGTCPKCGAKEQYGDSCDVCGSTYSPSDMKEVHCSLCGTTPVLKDSESIFFKLNDFKKYLEEWIPKHCSPEISKKMLEWFNEDLLDLDISRDEPYFGFAIPGTDNKKFFYVWVDAPMGYMSTTEQWAKKNNMSLKDVWDDPSREVYHFIGKDIARFHTIFWPAFLKSAGFRSPDQVFVHGHLMVNGEKMSKSKGTFIAARTYLNHLNPEYLRYYYSTKLNSSVDDIDLNLEEFVNRVNSELVGKITNLGSRGGQMLKKKMDGVMSTPDTEGANLIAHAQKKADTIAAHYEARDFAKALNEIRSLADDANKYFDEKAPWKTLDANPVETKQVITTTLNVFRLLAIYLKPVLPYYTEKVEKLLGEINYKWSDINTVLTNRPIADYEHLATRVEADKVKAMVEESRKINEEIQAAKKATSTAPKAAPAAAKTEDRNGDRPAEIEFADFEKVDLRIGQVIEAEEIKEADKLLRLKVDIGDGQVRQIIAGIKSAYKPEQLLGRKILVCVNLKPRKMKFGMSEGMVLAAGSGGSDLFVLAADDGAQVGQRVK
- a CDS encoding RNA methyltransferase, with amino-acid sequence MALSAQDKKSLEEIHRLFLALEKSSGDFSFDPSSLAELKNKISELKFSENPNVSRLADLQKHLVDGMTLKHFVSYIIPFERLLHKNLQDDDFLVLENDKSESTSEPLPLVFVLDNIRSAFNVGSIFRTAECLGAQKIYLCGYTPNPTQWKVEKTAMGTQEYLAWEESPKLLECLEELKDEGYRIVALETAASAVDLFESFELEPTAFVVGNERFGLDPEILKVIDEVRIIPLRGRKNSLNVGVTAAIAGFEWMRQWRNK